From the Hevea brasiliensis isolate MT/VB/25A 57/8 chromosome 15, ASM3005281v1, whole genome shotgun sequence genome, one window contains:
- the LOC110668791 gene encoding homeobox-leucine zipper protein PROTODERMAL FACTOR 2-like yields MDIREELGLEPVINPQFGHMMQNSEDVPFSSTPSPQSPQNSPESVVDSVSSSSIPPEINRASDLFMAVSLGSEENKTKISELANSAMEELVRKALLGEPLWQRQAVLDTEIEILNEAEYIREFRAFDASLQEIMRMIEVGDPQRFSTLDGNCDFPSECHQKPNLLPREAELDALQIEASKEIGFVNMNATSIVEWLMDLKQWSLAFSKIVTRATILGVLSSGVAAGTYDETLQVMRAEFHMPTPLVPIRECQFARYCKQVGSNTWGVVDVSLENLFPYPVVRFRRRPSGCLIQEMPNGHSKVTWVEHVEVDNKQVHRIFHPQVRSGFAYSARRWVTTLIQHCDWVATLMSQTVPVLDGGLVSQNGKENLLRLAERMMRSFCTDLSACSNNLWMPLPVSGGEDVRVMTKSITPATSECPSTTIAFTSSIWLPFPPRRVYDFLRHEDSRNKWDLLSRELVIQELTYINKGDNPDNRISILQANSDSSEIEILYLQESYSDPTAFYIVYAPMDITSVATILKGGNTDYVNILPSGFVIHPDRQVMNNNGKEVGGSLLTLAFHILDGSSMEDSQFIPRESVDTVYRILTETAILIKAALLSDDP; encoded by the exons TTTGGTCATATGATGCAAAACAGCGAAGATGTTCCCTTCTCTTCAACGCCTTCGCCTCAATCTCCACAGAATTCACCTGAAAGTGTGGTTGATTCAGTATCTTCTTCAAGCATTCCTCCAGAAATAAACCGAGCAAGTGACCTTTTTATGGCAGTCTCTCTTGGTTCTGAAGAAAACAAGACAAAAATCAGTGAGCTTGCAAATTCAGCCATGGAAGAGCTAGTGAGAAAGGCCTTACTAGGAGAACCTCTATGGCAACGGCAGGCGGTACTAGATACCGAAATTGAGATTCTAAATGAAGCTGAATATATAAGGGAATTTCGCGCTTTCGATGCAAGTCTTCAAGAGATCATGAGAATGATTGAGGTTGGAGATCCTCAACGTTTTTCTACCTTAGATGGAAATTGTGATTTTCCTAGCGAATGTCACCAAAAACCAAACTTATTGCCGCGAGAAGCTGAACTAGATGCCCTTCAAATCGAAGCTTCAAAAGAAATAGGGTTCGTGAATATGAATGCTACCAGTATTGTTGAATGGCTAATGGATTTG AAGCAATGGTCACTAGCATTCTCTAAAATTGTCACCAGAGCAACCATCCTTGGAGTTCTATCTAGTGGAGTGGCAGCTGGGACATATGATGAAACCCTACAAGTG ATGAGGGCAGAATTCCATATGCCTACACCACTGGTTCCTATAAGAGAGTGTCAATTTGCAAGGTATTGCAAACAGGTAGGGTCTAACACATGGGGAGTGGTTGATGTATCCTTGGAAAATTTATTCCCTTATCCAGTAGTAAGATTTCGAAGAAGGCCATCAGGCTGTTTGATCCAAGAAATGCCAAATGGACATTCCAAG GTGACTTGGGTTGAGCATGTGGAAGTGGATAATAAACAAGTCCATAGGATTTTTCACCCACAAGTTCGGTCTGGCTTCGCATATAGTGCAAGGCGATGGGTTACCACCCTAATCCAACATTGTGACTGGGTTGCAACTTTAATGTCCCAAACTGTTCCTGTTCTAGATGGAG GATTAGTAAGCCAAAATGGGAAAGAAAACTTGTTAAGGCTAGCAGAGAGAATGATGAGAAGCTTCTGTACAGACCTTAGTGCTTGCAGTAATAATTTGTGGATGCCATTGCCTGTAAGTGGAGGAGAAGATGTTAGGGTAATGACGAAGAGCATTACACCTGCAACTTCAGAATGCCCTTCTACAACGATAGCCTTCACATCTTCCATTTGGCTTCCATTTCCGCCCAGAAGAGTATATGATTTTCTGCGTCATGAGGATTCCAGAAACAAG TGGGATTTGCTTTCCCGTGAGCTCGTAATTCAAGAACTTACATACATCAACAAGGGAGATAATCCAGATAACCGTATCTCTATCTTGCAAGCGAAT tCTGATTCGAGCGAGATAGAAATTTTGTACCTGCAAGAGAGCTACAGCGACCCAACTGCATTCTACATTGTTTATGCTCCGATGGACATCACCTCCGTGGCTACAATATTGAAGGGAGGAAATACAGATTACGTGAATATTTTGCCATCAGGATTTGTGATACACCCTGATAGACAAGTAATGAATAATAATGGAAAGGAAGTTGGAGGAAGTCTTCTTACCCTTGCATTTCATATTCTTGATGGCTCCTCGATGGAAGATAGCCAATTCATTCCTCGTGAGTCTGTTGATACTGTTTACAGAATTCTCACAGAAACTGCCATCTTGATCAAGGCTGCTCTTTTATCTGATGATCCATAG
- the LOC110668810 gene encoding uncharacterized protein LOC110668810 isoform X1, which produces MADRDGGDWDFHLRTLSISTRDSNLASDPASDPSLLQSVKRLHELCKKEYSEDLVARVYPQINRVFQRSVASLSQSKSSYGLLLLAILQFFLDFGEVVLHDADPSLRTCFRSCLSREFADPVVAEATLDFLNVNKKKLLTSFPTLLPQFFPLLLKLIAWNGEKLEKSFLKIFPGMISAGSFLPLFPSLVDLPILVVALEKVERSSGSLIGNSIASIQKSTAPEMLFALMDEAYTGSTIGDGGADSESEDSNTIDAADPVFLELLKDENDGLAERHWTSPGMAATLQAVINSPQSDRLKQMLKISPRLLDVYFTIASHDVNDSLICALIPLIMSRNDTIFPEKKFSYEVRKRLLEFMLAAFQRSPDFIALLKKPIMDRLGEAYDSPAKTELALQLCWAIGEHGGGGESHKDAARELFENLELLLYENLSSSRLGLRESAMSSDGENSRKSSQSRLLCFVVTAIAKLATYHRELLPRARVSLGKVARSRISDVRVWRRAHDYLGLLSEPAISLSVFGSSRPPRGRKQNPGTINWSEGGTKMIAHIPFYILGEQQGPPFHNFSFSDIFPRR; this is translated from the exons ATGGCCGATCGAGACGGAGGAGACTGGGATTTCCATCTCCGAACTCTATCTATCAGCACCAGAGACTCCAATTTGGCCAGCGACCCCGCCTCTGACCCCTCTCTTCTCCAATCC GTGAAAAGGCTACATGAATTGTGTAAGAAAGAGTACTCTGAGGATTTGGTTGCTAGGGTTTATCCTCAGATTAACAGGGTCTTTCAACGCTCTGTCGCTTCGCTTTCTCAATCCAAGTCCTCTTATGGACTTCTCTTACTG GCCATTCTTCAATTTTTCCTCGACTTTGGTGAGGTGGTTCTGCATGATGCTGATCCCAGTCTAAGGACATGTTTTCGTTCATGTTTGAGCCG TGAATTTGCAGATCCAGTTGTTGCAGAAGCAACTCTTGATTTTCTGAATGTGAACAAGAAAAAGCTCTTAACTTCCTTCCCCACTTTACTGCCTCAG TTTTTCCCTTTGTTGCTGAAGCTAATCGCATGGAATGGAGAGAA attagaaaaatcatttctgaagatttttCCAGGAATGATATCAGCTGGCTCATTTCTTCCCCTATTTCCATCTCTAGTTGATTTGCCAA TTTTGGTGGTAGCTTTGGAAAAGGTAGAGCGGAGCTCAGGATCACTTATTGGAAACAGCATAGCCTCAATCCAGAAGAGTACAGCTCCTGAG ATGCTATTTGCACTCATGGATGAGGCTTACACTGGTTCAACCATCGGAGATGGTGGGGCAGACTCTGAATCTGAGGATAGCAATACGATAGATGCGGCTGATCCAGTGTTTCTTGAACTTTTGAAGGATGAAAATGATGGGCTTGCT GAGCGGCACTGGACTTCTCCAGGCATGGCTGCGACTTTGCAGGCTGTAATCAATAGTCCTCAGTCTGATAGGCTAAAGCAAATGCTCAAAATATCTCCACGGCTTCTTGATGTGTATTTCACTATAGCTTCGCATGATGTTAATGATT CTTTAATCTGTGCATTAATTCCTCTTATTATGTCCAGAAATGACACAATATTTCCAGAGAAAAAATTTTCTTACGAG GTTCGTAAGAGGCTATTAGAGTTTATGCTTGCTGCATTTCAACGATCTCCAGATTTTATTGCTCTTTTGAAG AAACCTATAATGGACAGGCTTGGAGAAGCTTATGACAGCCCTGCAAAG ACAGAATTGGCATTACAGTTGTGCTGGGCCATTGGGGAGCATGGTGGGGGTGGTGAGTCTCACAAAGATGCCGCCCGTGAACTTTTTGAGAATCTAGAGCTACTTTTGTATGAAAATCTATCATCTAG CCGTCTTGGCCTAAGGGAGTCAGCAATGAGCTCCGATGGTGAAAACTCCAGAAAGTCATCACAATCAAGGCTTCTATGTTTTGTTGTAACAGCTATTGCAAAGCTTGCCACATATCACCGTGAATTATTACCAAGGGCACGTGTATCCTTGGGCAAG GTAGCTCGATCTCGAATCTCAGATGTGAGGGTCTGGAGGCGAGCTCATGATTATTTGGGATTATTGAGTGAACCTGCTATTTCTTTGTCTGTATTTGGGTCTTCAAGACCTCCACGTGGACGCAAGCAGAATCCAGGCACCATTAACTGGAGTGAAGGAGGCACAAAGATGATTGCACATATTCCATTTTACATTCTTGGTGAACAACAAG GTCCACCTTTCCACAATTTTTCCTTTTCAGATATTTTTCCAAGAAGATGA
- the LOC110668790 gene encoding F-box/FBD/LRR-repeat protein At3g26920-like — protein MFGCKYKTDINAPSLHYLELRGITLYDYSVNFSSSLVEACISGRCDFGLLKGISKAKHLTLNGDVMWSLHIIIRAHAFPTFHNLKKMVLHVGKPVNWEFLPNLLMCSPKLEALVVPEGLVVPKESGRHYYRFYWHRPESVAECLLLHLKTIEIFNFVGLPGELYLVSYLLERAEVLDRMTIHSYDFSGRPRVRKKMESIRDEAFSFPIRSSTCKLVFII, from the exons ATGTTTGGCTGTAAGTACAAAACTGATATTAATGCTCCAAGCCTTCATTACCTTGAGCTTAGAGGTATTACATTGTATGATTATTCTGTGAATTTTTCATCCTCTCTAGTTGAGGCATGTATCTCTGGTAGATGTGATTTTGGGCTTCTTAAAGGAATCTCCAAAGCCAAGCATTTAACACTGAATGGTGATGTTATGTGG TCTCTACACATCATTATTCGTGCTCATGCTTTCCCTACGTTCCATAATCTTAAGAAGATGGTGTTACACGTTGGAAAGCCAGTTAACTGGGAATTTCTGCCAAACTTACTTATGTGCTCTCCAAAACTAGAAGCTCTCGTCGTTCCAGAG GGACTTGTGGTGCCGAAAGAGAGTGGACGACATTACTATCGCTTCTATTGGCATCGGCCAGAGTCTGTGGCAGAATGTTTGCTTCTGCATCTTAAGACAATTGAAATTTTTAACTTTGTGGGATTGCCAGGTGAGCTATATCTTGTGTCATATTTGCTGGAACGTGCTGAAGTCTTGGACAGAATGACAATTCACTCTTATGATTTTAGTGGAAGGCCAAGAGTGCGAAAGAAAATGGAATCTATTCGGGATGAGGCATTCAGTTTCCCGATACGTTCCAGTACTTGTAAACTTGTGTTCATCATATAA
- the LOC110668815 gene encoding glucose-6-phosphate/phosphate translocator 1, chloroplastic: protein MICTVKQSAIAPMINGSDTIFRRKSPLTVQRSLCLPSITVQKNSKPILCVSKPLHVSSIESFSVSKPQKESLITCKAYEADRSQPIQAEGTKSEVARKVKIGIYFATWWALNVVFNIYNKKVLNAFPYPWLTSTLSLACGSLIMLVSWATRIAEAPKTDYEFWKTLFPVALAHTIGHVAATVSMSKVAVSFTHIIKSGEPAFSVLVSRFLLGEAFPAGVYMSLIPIIGGCALAAVTELNFNMTGFMGAMISNLAFVFRNIFSKKGMKGKSVSGMNYYACLSLLSLLILTPFAIAVEGPQMWAAGWQTAVSQIGPHFVWWVVAQSVFYHLYNQVSYMSLDEISPLTFSIGNTMKRISVIVSSIIIFHTPVQPVNALGAAIAILGTFLYSQAKQ, encoded by the exons ATGATTTGTACCGTGAAGCAATCTGCTATAGCTCCCATGATCAATGGATCTGACACGATTTTTCGTAGAAAAAGTCCATTAACGGTGCAGAGATCTTTGTGTCTTCCATCAATAACAGTCCAGAAGAACTCAAAACCCATTCTCTGTGTGTCAAAACCTCTACATGTCTCCTCGATTGAGTCATTTTCAGTATCAAAACCCCAAAAGGAATCCTTGATCACATGCAAGGCCTATGAGGCAGACCGTTCGCAGCCAATACAGGCTGAAGGGACAAAATCAGAGGTAGCGAGGAAGGTCAAGATTGGGATTTACTTTGCAACATGGTGGGCTTTGAATGTGGTGTTCAATATATACAACAAGAAGGTGTTGAATGCGTTTCCATATCCGTGGCTGACCTCTACACTTTCTCTAGCTTGTGGGTCTCTCATCATGCTAGTTTCCTGGGCTACAAGGATCGCCGAGGCACCTAAAACTGATTATGAGTTTTGGAAGACTCTGTTCCCT GTTGCTCTGGCACATACAATTGGGCATGTAGCTGCAACAGTGAGCATGTCCAAGGTTGCCGTTTCATTTACCCATATCATTAAGAGTGGCGAGCCTGCTTTCAGTGTCTTGGTTTCAAGGTTCCTCTTGGGTGAGGCGTTCCCTGCAGGGGTTTACATGTCCCTTATTCCAATTATTGGTGGTTGTGCACTTGCTGCTGTTACTGAGCTCAACTTCAACATGACTG GTTTTATGGGAGCCATGATCTCCAACTTGGCATTTGTTTTCCGGAACATATTTTCAAAGAAGGGCATGAAAGGGAAATCTGTTAGCGGAATGAACTACTACGCATGTCTCTCTTTGTTGTCTCTGTTGATTCTTACACCTTTTGCTATTGCTGTGGAGGGACCGCAGATGTGGGCAGCAGGATGGCAAACAGCTGTCTCTCAGATTGGACCACATTTTGTTTG GTGGGTGGTGGCCCAAAGCGTGTTCTATCATCTGTACAACCAGGTGTCATACATGTCCTTGGATGAGATCTCTCCCTTGACCTTTAGCATTGGTAATACCATGAAACGTATCTCTGTCATAGTCTCTTCCATTATCATTTTCCACACGCCTGTCCAGCCAGTGAATGCTCTTGGAGCTGCCATCGCAATCCTTGGAACCTTCTTGTATTCCCAG GCAAAGCAGTGA
- the LOC110668810 gene encoding uncharacterized protein LOC110668810 isoform X2, with translation MADRDGGDWDFHLRTLSISTRDSNLASDPASDPSLLQSVKRLHELCKKEYSEDLVARVYPQINRVFQRSVASLSQSKSSYGLLLLAILQFFLDFGEVVLHDADPSLRTCFRSCLSREFADPVVAEATLDFLNVNKKKLLTSFPTLLPQFFPLLLKLIAWNGEKLEKSFLKIFPGMISAGSFLPLFPSLVDLPILVVALEKVERSSGSLIGNSIASIQKSTAPEMLFALMDEAYTGSTIGDGGADSESEDSNTIDAADPVFLELLKDENDGLAERHWTSPALICALIPLIMSRNDTIFPEKKFSYEVRKRLLEFMLAAFQRSPDFIALLKKPIMDRLGEAYDSPAKTELALQLCWAIGEHGGGGESHKDAARELFENLELLLYENLSSSRLGLRESAMSSDGENSRKSSQSRLLCFVVTAIAKLATYHRELLPRARVSLGKVARSRISDVRVWRRAHDYLGLLSEPAISLSVFGSSRPPRGRKQNPGTINWSEGGTKMIAHIPFYILGEQQGPPFHNFSFSDIFPRR, from the exons ATGGCCGATCGAGACGGAGGAGACTGGGATTTCCATCTCCGAACTCTATCTATCAGCACCAGAGACTCCAATTTGGCCAGCGACCCCGCCTCTGACCCCTCTCTTCTCCAATCC GTGAAAAGGCTACATGAATTGTGTAAGAAAGAGTACTCTGAGGATTTGGTTGCTAGGGTTTATCCTCAGATTAACAGGGTCTTTCAACGCTCTGTCGCTTCGCTTTCTCAATCCAAGTCCTCTTATGGACTTCTCTTACTG GCCATTCTTCAATTTTTCCTCGACTTTGGTGAGGTGGTTCTGCATGATGCTGATCCCAGTCTAAGGACATGTTTTCGTTCATGTTTGAGCCG TGAATTTGCAGATCCAGTTGTTGCAGAAGCAACTCTTGATTTTCTGAATGTGAACAAGAAAAAGCTCTTAACTTCCTTCCCCACTTTACTGCCTCAG TTTTTCCCTTTGTTGCTGAAGCTAATCGCATGGAATGGAGAGAA attagaaaaatcatttctgaagatttttCCAGGAATGATATCAGCTGGCTCATTTCTTCCCCTATTTCCATCTCTAGTTGATTTGCCAA TTTTGGTGGTAGCTTTGGAAAAGGTAGAGCGGAGCTCAGGATCACTTATTGGAAACAGCATAGCCTCAATCCAGAAGAGTACAGCTCCTGAG ATGCTATTTGCACTCATGGATGAGGCTTACACTGGTTCAACCATCGGAGATGGTGGGGCAGACTCTGAATCTGAGGATAGCAATACGATAGATGCGGCTGATCCAGTGTTTCTTGAACTTTTGAAGGATGAAAATGATGGGCTTGCT GAGCGGCACTGGACTTCTCCAG CTTTAATCTGTGCATTAATTCCTCTTATTATGTCCAGAAATGACACAATATTTCCAGAGAAAAAATTTTCTTACGAG GTTCGTAAGAGGCTATTAGAGTTTATGCTTGCTGCATTTCAACGATCTCCAGATTTTATTGCTCTTTTGAAG AAACCTATAATGGACAGGCTTGGAGAAGCTTATGACAGCCCTGCAAAG ACAGAATTGGCATTACAGTTGTGCTGGGCCATTGGGGAGCATGGTGGGGGTGGTGAGTCTCACAAAGATGCCGCCCGTGAACTTTTTGAGAATCTAGAGCTACTTTTGTATGAAAATCTATCATCTAG CCGTCTTGGCCTAAGGGAGTCAGCAATGAGCTCCGATGGTGAAAACTCCAGAAAGTCATCACAATCAAGGCTTCTATGTTTTGTTGTAACAGCTATTGCAAAGCTTGCCACATATCACCGTGAATTATTACCAAGGGCACGTGTATCCTTGGGCAAG GTAGCTCGATCTCGAATCTCAGATGTGAGGGTCTGGAGGCGAGCTCATGATTATTTGGGATTATTGAGTGAACCTGCTATTTCTTTGTCTGTATTTGGGTCTTCAAGACCTCCACGTGGACGCAAGCAGAATCCAGGCACCATTAACTGGAGTGAAGGAGGCACAAAGATGATTGCACATATTCCATTTTACATTCTTGGTGAACAACAAG GTCCACCTTTCCACAATTTTTCCTTTTCAGATATTTTTCCAAGAAGATGA